In a genomic window of Syntrophus gentianae:
- the istB gene encoding IS21-like element helper ATPase IstB, whose product MEQLTHERLQDNLKRLKLTKAAEVLDAIVTHSEEDRVSYLSFLDHLLEEEVAAKEKRRIETSLKIAGLPFAKTIEEYDFSFHPHLDKKAVMELFDLSFISKHENVIFLGPPGVGKTHLAISLAIKACSHGFKVYFTTMHTLIAKLKESQSKGKAYLNSSLVIVDEAGYLPVDSKEAYLFFQSISYRYEKSSTIITSNKSFIDWQELFGDPVIASAILDRLLHHSKVINIKGHSYRLKEHAFSKQIYNQQGGDSVNDLSS is encoded by the coding sequence ATGGAACAATTGACCCATGAACGCCTCCAGGACAACCTCAAGCGTCTTAAACTGACCAAGGCTGCAGAGGTCCTGGACGCCATCGTAACTCATTCCGAGGAAGATCGGGTTTCGTATCTCTCTTTCCTGGATCACCTCCTGGAAGAGGAAGTGGCAGCCAAGGAAAAGAGGCGGATCGAAACCTCCCTGAAGATCGCAGGCCTTCCCTTTGCCAAAACCATCGAGGAATACGACTTCTCTTTCCATCCTCATCTGGACAAGAAGGCCGTCATGGAGCTCTTCGATCTCTCTTTTATCTCCAAGCATGAGAACGTCATCTTTCTGGGACCTCCAGGAGTTGGTAAGACGCATCTTGCCATCTCTCTGGCGATCAAGGCCTGCAGTCACGGATTCAAGGTCTACTTTACCACCATGCACACCCTGATTGCCAAACTCAAGGAAAGCCAGAGCAAGGGCAAGGCCTATCTGAACTCCAGCCTCGTGATCGTTGATGAAGCCGGTTATCTTCCCGTAGACAGTAAGGAAGCCTACCTCTTTTTCCAGTCCATCTCTTACCGCTATGAGAAGAGCTCAACCATCATCACCTCAAACAAGAGCTTCATCGATTGGCAGGAACTCTTTGGAGATCCCGTGATTGCCTCTGCCATCCTGGACAGGCTTCTCCATCACAGCAAGGTGATCAACATCAAGGGGCATAGCTACCGCTTAAAAGAACATGCCTTCAGCAAACAGATTTACAACCAGCAAGGAGGTGATTCCGTGAA
- the istA gene encoding IS21 family transposase, with the protein MDIYHLHRRGYSIRKIAETLGVHRKTVKRHLENNSFPKYKKNKRRESILAPYYQTIHDFLDEDDYLATWIYDRLKKIDYPGGYDTVKQYVSKLKEQKTRLAYLRFETEPGLQAQCDWGDFQVVDADGNTTTFYAFVIVLGFSRAMYVEFVRQCTMDIFMDCHIHAFKYLQGTPAEVLYDNMKNVVIGRQEGKVVFNHEFLHFSHHYGFQPMAAPPYSPWIKGKVERPINFIRERFWRGYTFTTIEKANEDVLAWLNETANRRIHGTHHQCVQARWEEEISKLGQLPPSDYDTSIKVFRKVYRDCQISYNGNRYQVPHRMVGKKVLLKIKNGLIRIYDDQDLLITYEEPGTKHNLIADARLGEELRHDKEQLKRKYGKGRAQATRGLINGSLFINVAYRPLKEYERYASGGALWNN; encoded by the coding sequence ATGGACATTTATCATTTGCACCGTCGAGGTTACAGTATTCGGAAAATAGCCGAGACTCTCGGTGTCCACAGAAAGACCGTCAAAAGACACCTTGAAAACAATTCCTTCCCCAAATACAAAAAAAATAAACGGAGGGAATCCATTTTGGCACCATACTACCAGACGATCCACGATTTTCTGGACGAGGATGATTACCTGGCAACCTGGATTTACGATCGCCTGAAAAAGATCGATTATCCCGGCGGTTACGATACGGTCAAGCAGTACGTCAGTAAACTCAAAGAGCAGAAGACTCGCCTGGCCTATCTCCGGTTCGAAACGGAACCGGGACTCCAGGCCCAGTGTGACTGGGGTGATTTCCAAGTCGTCGATGCCGACGGAAACACCACCACTTTTTACGCCTTCGTTATCGTTCTCGGTTTCTCCAGAGCCATGTATGTCGAGTTTGTCCGGCAATGTACGATGGACATCTTCATGGACTGTCACATCCACGCATTCAAATATCTCCAGGGAACTCCAGCAGAAGTCCTCTATGACAACATGAAAAACGTCGTCATCGGCAGACAGGAGGGGAAAGTGGTCTTCAACCATGAGTTCCTCCACTTCTCCCATCACTACGGTTTCCAGCCCATGGCGGCGCCACCGTACAGCCCCTGGATCAAGGGGAAGGTGGAAAGGCCGATAAACTTCATCCGGGAACGGTTCTGGCGGGGCTACACCTTCACCACGATCGAAAAAGCCAACGAGGATGTCCTGGCATGGCTCAATGAAACGGCAAACCGGAGAATCCATGGAACCCATCATCAATGCGTCCAGGCCCGATGGGAAGAAGAGATCTCCAAATTGGGACAACTTCCTCCATCGGACTACGACACGTCGATCAAAGTTTTCCGCAAAGTCTACCGGGATTGCCAGATCTCCTACAACGGAAATCGTTACCAGGTCCCCCACCGCATGGTCGGCAAGAAGGTGCTGCTGAAGATCAAGAATGGACTGATCCGCATTTACGATGATCAGGATCTTCTGATTACCTATGAAGAACCTGGAACAAAGCACAATCTGATTGCCGATGCGCGTCTCGGCGAAGAACTCAGACATGACAAAGAGCAGTTAAAAAGAAAGTATGGCAAGGGCCGCGCTCAGGCCACCCGCGGCCTGATCAATGGCAGCCTCTTCATCAATGTGGCTTACAGGCCCCTTAAAGAATATGAAAGGTATGCCTCCGGAGGTGCCTTATGGAACAATTGA